A single window of Symphalangus syndactylus isolate Jambi chromosome 4, NHGRI_mSymSyn1-v2.1_pri, whole genome shotgun sequence DNA harbors:
- the SPATA4 gene encoding spermatogenesis-associated protein 4 isoform X3: MASGSGSQLLPQEHQQVLEDFSNGFLIAEIFCIYYPWELELSSFENGTSLKVKLDNWAQLEKFLERKKFKLPKELIHGTIHCKAGVPEILIEEVYTLLTHRETKSIQDDFVNFTDYSYQMHLPLVSRSTVSKSIKDNIRLSELLSNPNMLSNELKAEFVILLHMLQRKLGRKLNPEWFDVKPTVGEVTLNHLPAQASGRRYNSKVKRGRVAPVLPNIGNGGSSQREIHVKQAGQHSYYSVMKPVRNMDKKP; encoded by the exons AGATTTTTCAAATGGCTTCCTAATTGCagaaatattctgtatatattaCCCCTGGGAACTTGAATTATCATCCTTTGAAAATGGGACCTCTTTAAAAGTCAAGTTGGATAACTGGGCACAGTTGGAGAAG ttcctggaaagaaaaaaatttaaattacccaAAGAACTAATCCATGGAACAATTCATTGTAAAGCTGGAGTTCCTGAAATATTGATAGAAGAGGTTTACACTTTATTAACACATCGAGA aacTAAAAGTATCCAGGATGACTTTGTGAATTTCACAGACTATAGTTACCAGATGCATTTACCCCTGGTTTCCAGGTCTACAGTTTCAAAGTCTATTAAAGATAACATTAGGTTATCTGAATTACTAAGCAATCCCAACATGCTGAGCAATGAACTTAAAGCAGAGTTCGTCATCCTTTTACATATGTTGCAAAGAAAATTAGGCAGAAAATTGAATCCAG AATGGTTTGATGTGAAACCAACAGTGGGAGAAGTTACTCTCAATCACCTTCCTGCCCAAGCCTCTGGGCGCAGATATAATTCAAAAGTTAAAAGAGGAAGAGTTGCCCCTGTTTTAC CAAATATAGGTAATGGTGGCAGTTCACAAAGAGAAATACACGTGAAGCAAGCTGGACAACATTCTTATTACTCTGTTATGAAACCTGTCAGAAACATGGACAAGAAACCTTGA